The genomic stretch GTGAGACAAGCAATGCAGAATGGAGCTATTTCGTTCATCAGAAAACCGGTTTCACCTAATGATTTGAGAGGGATATGGCAATATATCATTGCCCAGAAGAGGAGCAAAGCCACAACGGAACAGGTGAATACGGATGACCAGGATAACGCTGTTATTGGTGGGAGTTCTAGTGGGACACACTCATATTCCGGTTATGATACTACatcgaagaagaagatggtGTGGACAGATCAAATCCATTTTATATTCTTGGATGCCATCTCAAGTTTGGGACCCGAAAGTAAGATTATTCTCTCTTTTgtttccttcattttttttttctattaatttcAATGAAGAATTGTGGAGTAGTAATTTcccattttattaattttgcaaaatttttcttattatatGCAGATGCTACGCCAAAGAATATATTGAAGGCCATGAATGTGCCTGGATTAACAAGAGAAAATGTTGGCAGTCATTTGCAGGTCCACTGCTAAtcactaattatatttttaattaggattggaacataattttttttttttttaaaataaaattcctaaaaaTAGTGATTAAAAACTTGAATGTTGTGTAAAGATTTTGAGTAATGAAAGATAAGCTAACTACATAAACTTCAACActcatattaaattatttatttattaacgacTATATATTAATTATCAAATCTAATCTGTTCATATTAAATATCCTCATATCTTTAATAATTATCAGATCTTgttcatattaattatttattggctattataaattcatcataagatttCGTTTATAATACTTGTGTAGTTGTGtatctatcttttttttttttttttgtaaattaatcaTAAAATGTCCTTTACAGAAGTATCGACAATTTCTTCGTCGGAATATTCAAGATCTTGAGAACGGAAACAATGGTGGTGGTGGCAATCAACCCAGATTTGGATCAAGAAAATTCCGCAGACTTGCCAAGCTTGAAGAAACGTTTGCCCAAGGTGGACTAGGTGCCGCATTATCGTCGCCGACATCGTCGGCGGCATTGGGCCGGAGCAGTGGAGATGCAAGAATTCGCGGCGGCCGTGGTGGTTCACCGGAAAGAGGTCAGCAAGGTGTGCTTTTGTCGGCGGACGATGAATCAATGTTTTATCGGGGTTTGAGAAGGGGCCCGATGATTACTAGCCCTAATGAGTCTTCGCCGGCGAGTTATGAGGTGAATCCCGGCGGTTCAAAAGAGTCCAGCCCCTATCCTACTCTAACGGCGTTAATGCAGAACCGTTTGGATTCTAGCAGCAACGACGACAACGCTAACGTTTCCGGTTTCGGAAACGTTAACGTTGTTTCAGGGAACGAAGACGTGCAAGTTCCGGGTGAAGGGAATTTTGATATTTATGACGCTATCTTGAACTTCATCGGAGAAACTGAGGACGGCGGCGACGAAAACATATCCATGTATGGAAACATCACCGCCGGACAAGATAATTCAGGCTACAACCAAATCGGAAATCTCTCAATGATTTCCTCAATCAAGTAAACATTAATCAAACATACACTCCCAATCAGGTATTATCtattaagcatataatatagcaatccaactatcaattttttagttgagatgaaacacatgtttcaattttattgtATTCCATCTCaatcaataattttattaggaacccataattttattattattattaatttattatgtatttaatgTGCAGCTTATGTGCAACCAATATGGACAAAATTATAACTCTGGGCAGTG from Ipomoea triloba cultivar NCNSP0323 chromosome 12, ASM357664v1 encodes the following:
- the LOC115999597 gene encoding two-component response regulator ARR14-like, encoding MASGNDSLKVLVVDDDSTCLAIVAALLVKMEFQVVALKNGNDAIEALRTQGRFDVVISDVHMPGMNGFELQELIFKQFRIPVVLMSGDYEEGIVRQAMQNGAISFIRKPVSPNDLRGIWQYIIAQKRSKATTEQVNTDDQDNAVIGGSSSGTHSYSGYDTTSKKKMVWTDQIHFIFLDAISSLGPENATPKNILKAMNVPGLTRENVGSHLQKYRQFLRRNIQDLENGNNGGGGNQPRFGSRKFRRLAKLEETFAQGGLGAALSSPTSSAALGRSSGDARIRGGRGGSPERGQQGVLLSADDESMFYRGLRRGPMITSPNESSPASYEVNPGGSKESSPYPTLTALMQNRLDSSSNDDNANVSGFGNVNVVSGNEDVQVPGEGNFDIYDAILNFIGETEDGGDENISMYGNITAGQDNSGYNQIGNLSMISSIK